From Erigeron canadensis isolate Cc75 chromosome 8, C_canadensis_v1, whole genome shotgun sequence, one genomic window encodes:
- the LOC122610085 gene encoding serine/threonine-protein kinase AFC2-like isoform X4, with translation MGEGTFGQVLECWDKEREEMVAIKIVRGVQKYREAAMIEIDMLQQLGKHDRGGNRCVQLRNWFDYRNHICIVFEKLGPSLYDFLRKNNYRSFPIDMVREIGRQLLECIAFMHDLRLIHTDLKPENILLVSPDYVKVLDYKGSSRSPKDSSYSKRVPKSSAIKVIDFGSTTHDRHGQSYIVSTRHYRAPEVMLGLGWSYPCDIWSVGCILVELCSGEALFQTHEDLEHLAMMERVLGALPHHMLKKADRHADKFVRKGRLDWPQGATSRGSIEAVSKLPRLQNLVMEHVDHSAGDLIHLLQGLLKYDPLDRLTAHESLKHPFFTRDSYRRC, from the exons ATGGGAGAAG GTACATTCGGGCAAGTTCTGGAATGCTGGGATAAGGAAAGGGAGGAAATGGTTGCCATTAAAATCGTTCGCGGGGTACAGAAGTATCGTGAGGCTGCTATGATAGAGATTGATATGCTTCAACAACTTGGTAAACATGATAGAGGTGGCAATCG TTGTGTGCAATTAAGGAACTGGTTTGACTATCGTAACCATATATGTATC GTTTTTGAGAAGCTTGGACCAAGCTTATATGATTTTCTACGCAAAAACAATTATCGCTCATTTCCCATTGACATGGTCCGCGAAATTGGCAGACAACTCTTGGAGTGTATAGCAT TTATGCATGATTTGCGCCTAATACATACCGACTTGAAGCCTGAAAATATCCTTTTAGTGTCCCCTGATTATGTCAAAGTTCTGGATTACAAG GGTTCATCAAGGTCTCCAAAAGACAGTTCTTACTCGAAAAGAGTTCCAAAGTCTAGTGCTATAAAGGTGATTGATTTTGGTAGCACAACACATGACCGTCATGGACAGAGCTACATAGTGTCGACTCGTCATTATCGTGCTCCTGAAGTCATGTTAG GACTTGGATGGAGTTATCCATGCGATATATGGAGTGTAGGTTGCATCCTGGTGGAACTTTGTTCG GGTGAAGCTTTGTTCCAAACACACGAGGATTTGGAACATCTTGCGATGATGGAAAGGGTACTTGGTGCATTGCCACATCACATGTTGAAGAAAGCAGA CCGACATGCAGACAAGTTTGTAAGGAAGGGTAGGCTGGACTGGCCGCAGGGTGCTACCTCAAGAGGGAGTATAGAAGCTGTTTCGAAGCTACCTCGCCTTCAG AACTTGGTAATGGAACATGTAGATCATTCAGCAGGTGACCTCATTCATCTGTTGCAAGGGCTTCTTAAGTACGATCCTTTGGACAGGTTAACTGCACATGAGAGTCTAAAACACCCATTCTTTACCAGGGATAGTTATCGGCGGTGTTAA
- the LOC122610085 gene encoding serine/threonine-protein kinase AFC2-like isoform X1, whose product METERVTEFPMAAVNLRPRKRQRLGWDVGPLTPPNKDQVGFFCGQDVGKGTSFAPSWALSDSITSSLVKCGDRNNSPPWRKDDKDGHYVFEVGDNLTSRYKIHGKMGEGTFGQVLECWDKEREEMVAIKIVRGVQKYREAAMIEIDMLQQLGKHDRGGNRCVQLRNWFDYRNHICIVFEKLGPSLYDFLRKNNYRSFPIDMVREIGRQLLECIAFMHDLRLIHTDLKPENILLVSPDYVKVLDYKGSSRSPKDSSYSKRVPKSSAIKVIDFGSTTHDRHGQSYIVSTRHYRAPEVMLGLGWSYPCDIWSVGCILVELCSGEALFQTHEDLEHLAMMERVLGALPHHMLKKADRHADKFVRKGRLDWPQGATSRGSIEAVSKLPRLQNLVMEHVDHSAGDLIHLLQGLLKYDPLDRLTAHESLKHPFFTRDSYRRC is encoded by the exons GATCAGGTAGGGTTTTTTTGTGGACAAGATGTTGGGAAAGGTACCAGCTTTGCACCTTCATGGGCGCTTTCGGATTCTATTACTTCATCCCTTGTCAAATGTGGTGATCGAAATAATTCTCCACCCTGGCGTAAAGACGATAAAGATGGTCATTATGTTTTTGAAGTTGGAGATAATCTAACCTCTCGCT ATAAGATTCATGGAAAGATGGGAGAAG GTACATTCGGGCAAGTTCTGGAATGCTGGGATAAGGAAAGGGAGGAAATGGTTGCCATTAAAATCGTTCGCGGGGTACAGAAGTATCGTGAGGCTGCTATGATAGAGATTGATATGCTTCAACAACTTGGTAAACATGATAGAGGTGGCAATCG TTGTGTGCAATTAAGGAACTGGTTTGACTATCGTAACCATATATGTATC GTTTTTGAGAAGCTTGGACCAAGCTTATATGATTTTCTACGCAAAAACAATTATCGCTCATTTCCCATTGACATGGTCCGCGAAATTGGCAGACAACTCTTGGAGTGTATAGCAT TTATGCATGATTTGCGCCTAATACATACCGACTTGAAGCCTGAAAATATCCTTTTAGTGTCCCCTGATTATGTCAAAGTTCTGGATTACAAG GGTTCATCAAGGTCTCCAAAAGACAGTTCTTACTCGAAAAGAGTTCCAAAGTCTAGTGCTATAAAGGTGATTGATTTTGGTAGCACAACACATGACCGTCATGGACAGAGCTACATAGTGTCGACTCGTCATTATCGTGCTCCTGAAGTCATGTTAG GACTTGGATGGAGTTATCCATGCGATATATGGAGTGTAGGTTGCATCCTGGTGGAACTTTGTTCG GGTGAAGCTTTGTTCCAAACACACGAGGATTTGGAACATCTTGCGATGATGGAAAGGGTACTTGGTGCATTGCCACATCACATGTTGAAGAAAGCAGA CCGACATGCAGACAAGTTTGTAAGGAAGGGTAGGCTGGACTGGCCGCAGGGTGCTACCTCAAGAGGGAGTATAGAAGCTGTTTCGAAGCTACCTCGCCTTCAG AACTTGGTAATGGAACATGTAGATCATTCAGCAGGTGACCTCATTCATCTGTTGCAAGGGCTTCTTAAGTACGATCCTTTGGACAGGTTAACTGCACATGAGAGTCTAAAACACCCATTCTTTACCAGGGATAGTTATCGGCGGTGTTAA
- the LOC122610085 gene encoding serine/threonine-protein kinase AFC2-like isoform X2, which produces METERVTEFPMAAVNLRPRKRQRLGWDVGPLTPPNKVGFFCGQDVGKGTSFAPSWALSDSITSSLVKCGDRNNSPPWRKDDKDGHYVFEVGDNLTSRYKIHGKMGEGTFGQVLECWDKEREEMVAIKIVRGVQKYREAAMIEIDMLQQLGKHDRGGNRCVQLRNWFDYRNHICIVFEKLGPSLYDFLRKNNYRSFPIDMVREIGRQLLECIAFMHDLRLIHTDLKPENILLVSPDYVKVLDYKGSSRSPKDSSYSKRVPKSSAIKVIDFGSTTHDRHGQSYIVSTRHYRAPEVMLGLGWSYPCDIWSVGCILVELCSGEALFQTHEDLEHLAMMERVLGALPHHMLKKADRHADKFVRKGRLDWPQGATSRGSIEAVSKLPRLQNLVMEHVDHSAGDLIHLLQGLLKYDPLDRLTAHESLKHPFFTRDSYRRC; this is translated from the exons GTAGGGTTTTTTTGTGGACAAGATGTTGGGAAAGGTACCAGCTTTGCACCTTCATGGGCGCTTTCGGATTCTATTACTTCATCCCTTGTCAAATGTGGTGATCGAAATAATTCTCCACCCTGGCGTAAAGACGATAAAGATGGTCATTATGTTTTTGAAGTTGGAGATAATCTAACCTCTCGCT ATAAGATTCATGGAAAGATGGGAGAAG GTACATTCGGGCAAGTTCTGGAATGCTGGGATAAGGAAAGGGAGGAAATGGTTGCCATTAAAATCGTTCGCGGGGTACAGAAGTATCGTGAGGCTGCTATGATAGAGATTGATATGCTTCAACAACTTGGTAAACATGATAGAGGTGGCAATCG TTGTGTGCAATTAAGGAACTGGTTTGACTATCGTAACCATATATGTATC GTTTTTGAGAAGCTTGGACCAAGCTTATATGATTTTCTACGCAAAAACAATTATCGCTCATTTCCCATTGACATGGTCCGCGAAATTGGCAGACAACTCTTGGAGTGTATAGCAT TTATGCATGATTTGCGCCTAATACATACCGACTTGAAGCCTGAAAATATCCTTTTAGTGTCCCCTGATTATGTCAAAGTTCTGGATTACAAG GGTTCATCAAGGTCTCCAAAAGACAGTTCTTACTCGAAAAGAGTTCCAAAGTCTAGTGCTATAAAGGTGATTGATTTTGGTAGCACAACACATGACCGTCATGGACAGAGCTACATAGTGTCGACTCGTCATTATCGTGCTCCTGAAGTCATGTTAG GACTTGGATGGAGTTATCCATGCGATATATGGAGTGTAGGTTGCATCCTGGTGGAACTTTGTTCG GGTGAAGCTTTGTTCCAAACACACGAGGATTTGGAACATCTTGCGATGATGGAAAGGGTACTTGGTGCATTGCCACATCACATGTTGAAGAAAGCAGA CCGACATGCAGACAAGTTTGTAAGGAAGGGTAGGCTGGACTGGCCGCAGGGTGCTACCTCAAGAGGGAGTATAGAAGCTGTTTCGAAGCTACCTCGCCTTCAG AACTTGGTAATGGAACATGTAGATCATTCAGCAGGTGACCTCATTCATCTGTTGCAAGGGCTTCTTAAGTACGATCCTTTGGACAGGTTAACTGCACATGAGAGTCTAAAACACCCATTCTTTACCAGGGATAGTTATCGGCGGTGTTAA
- the LOC122610085 gene encoding serine/threonine-protein kinase AFC2-like isoform X5 — MIEVAIVMHDLRLIHTDLKPENILLVSPDYVKVLDYKGSSRSPKDSSYSKRVPKSSAIKVIDFGSTTHDRHGQSYIVSTRHYRAPEVMLGLGWSYPCDIWSVGCILVELCSGEALFQTHEDLEHLAMMERVLGALPHHMLKKADRHADKFVRKGRLDWPQGATSRGSIEAVSKLPRLQNLVMEHVDHSAGDLIHLLQGLLKYDPLDRLTAHESLKHPFFTRDSYRRC, encoded by the exons ATGATAGAGGTGGCAATCG TTATGCATGATTTGCGCCTAATACATACCGACTTGAAGCCTGAAAATATCCTTTTAGTGTCCCCTGATTATGTCAAAGTTCTGGATTACAAG GGTTCATCAAGGTCTCCAAAAGACAGTTCTTACTCGAAAAGAGTTCCAAAGTCTAGTGCTATAAAGGTGATTGATTTTGGTAGCACAACACATGACCGTCATGGACAGAGCTACATAGTGTCGACTCGTCATTATCGTGCTCCTGAAGTCATGTTAG GACTTGGATGGAGTTATCCATGCGATATATGGAGTGTAGGTTGCATCCTGGTGGAACTTTGTTCG GGTGAAGCTTTGTTCCAAACACACGAGGATTTGGAACATCTTGCGATGATGGAAAGGGTACTTGGTGCATTGCCACATCACATGTTGAAGAAAGCAGA CCGACATGCAGACAAGTTTGTAAGGAAGGGTAGGCTGGACTGGCCGCAGGGTGCTACCTCAAGAGGGAGTATAGAAGCTGTTTCGAAGCTACCTCGCCTTCAG AACTTGGTAATGGAACATGTAGATCATTCAGCAGGTGACCTCATTCATCTGTTGCAAGGGCTTCTTAAGTACGATCCTTTGGACAGGTTAACTGCACATGAGAGTCTAAAACACCCATTCTTTACCAGGGATAGTTATCGGCGGTGTTAA
- the LOC122610085 gene encoding serine/threonine-protein kinase AFC2-like isoform X3 gives METERVTEFPMAAVNLRPRKRQRLGWDVGPLTPPNKDQVGFFCGQDVGKGTSFAPSWALSDSITSSLVKCGDRNNSPPWRKDDKDGHYVFEVGDNLTSRYKIHGKMGEGTFGQVLECWDKEREEMVAIKIVRGVQKYREAAMIEIDMLQQLGKHDRGGNRCVQLRNWFDYRNHICIVFEKLGPSLYDFLRKNNYRSFPIDMVREIGRQLLECIAFMHDLRLIHTDLKPENILLVSPDYVKVLDYKGSSRSPKDSSYSKRVPKSSAIKVIDFGSTTHDRHGQSYIVSTRHYRAPEVMLGLGWSYPCDIWSVGCILVELCSGEALFQTHEDLEHLAMMEGGIVEMFGGGGIVEMCYICHGLQWVM, from the exons GATCAGGTAGGGTTTTTTTGTGGACAAGATGTTGGGAAAGGTACCAGCTTTGCACCTTCATGGGCGCTTTCGGATTCTATTACTTCATCCCTTGTCAAATGTGGTGATCGAAATAATTCTCCACCCTGGCGTAAAGACGATAAAGATGGTCATTATGTTTTTGAAGTTGGAGATAATCTAACCTCTCGCT ATAAGATTCATGGAAAGATGGGAGAAG GTACATTCGGGCAAGTTCTGGAATGCTGGGATAAGGAAAGGGAGGAAATGGTTGCCATTAAAATCGTTCGCGGGGTACAGAAGTATCGTGAGGCTGCTATGATAGAGATTGATATGCTTCAACAACTTGGTAAACATGATAGAGGTGGCAATCG TTGTGTGCAATTAAGGAACTGGTTTGACTATCGTAACCATATATGTATC GTTTTTGAGAAGCTTGGACCAAGCTTATATGATTTTCTACGCAAAAACAATTATCGCTCATTTCCCATTGACATGGTCCGCGAAATTGGCAGACAACTCTTGGAGTGTATAGCAT TTATGCATGATTTGCGCCTAATACATACCGACTTGAAGCCTGAAAATATCCTTTTAGTGTCCCCTGATTATGTCAAAGTTCTGGATTACAAG GGTTCATCAAGGTCTCCAAAAGACAGTTCTTACTCGAAAAGAGTTCCAAAGTCTAGTGCTATAAAGGTGATTGATTTTGGTAGCACAACACATGACCGTCATGGACAGAGCTACATAGTGTCGACTCGTCATTATCGTGCTCCTGAAGTCATGTTAG GACTTGGATGGAGTTATCCATGCGATATATGGAGTGTAGGTTGCATCCTGGTGGAACTTTGTTCG GGTGAAGCTTTGTTCCAAACACACGAGGATTTGGAACATCTTGCGATGATGGAAGGGGGTATTGTTGAAATGTTTGGGGGGGGGGGTATTGTTGAAATGTGTTACATTTGCCACGGGTTGCAATGGGTTATGTGA